AAAATGTGAGTGTCAGAAAAATTGCAAATTATTTAAAATGTTCCACGGCGCCGATTTATTTTAATTTTAGGACGATAGATGAATTAAAGGAAGAAATTATAAATGTATGCAAGGAAAAATTAAAAAAATATCTTTATGGGAATTATTCAGAAAGAAAAATTTTAAGTGGAGCTATTGGATTTGTAATTTTCGCTAGAGAGGAAAAAGAATTGTTTAGAACAATTTTCCTTGATACTACTGAAAGATTTGAAAAACTTTATGAAATGACGCTTAATGAACTTTTGACAAAAGAAAACTTGCATGAAAGTTTTCCTTCATTGGAAATGGAAGAAGCTAGAGATGTCGTAGATAAATTATGGTATTTTTTATTTGGATATGCAACTATGCTTTGTACAAGACTTGATGAAGATTATAGAAAAAATGAAACGAATGAAATCATAAAAAATAAAATATTAGAAGTAGTAAAATATTTTCAGATGTAAATCTAAAAAATGATGAAATAAATAGGAGAAAAAATGAATAAATACAAATTTTTAGGAGCATTCCTTCATTTTGTATACAGAATGCTTAGTTTTATGACAAGAAAAGAATATTTTTTCGCAGATGGAGTGGAAATGAATGATCCAAATATCATTGTTTTTTGGCATAGAAAAATTTTTACAGTTTGTAATGCTACACGAATTATTAAAAAAAAAGCTTCCATCGTAAGCGCCTCAAAGGATGGGGAGATATTGGCAGAATTGCTTAAAAGGGAAGGAAATAAGCTAATTCGAGGATCTTCAAACAAAGATAATATAAAAAGTTTAAAAGAAGCTATGAAATATGCTAAAAATAAATATACTCTTGGTATTGCAATAGATGGCCCGGGAGGACCTGTTTTTGAGCCGAAGTCTGGTGCAATCTTTATAGCGAAAAAGACAGGAATGCCAATTGTGCCAGTCAGTTCCTATTGCAGTAAGAAGTGGATTTTTAAGAATATGTGGGATAAACTTGAAATACCAATGCCATTTTCAAGGTGTGTTCATTATGTTGCAGAGCCGTTTTACT
The DNA window shown above is from Leptotrichia wadei and carries:
- a CDS encoding TetR/AcrR family transcriptional regulator — its product is MPRLKFTKEIVVEAGYELMKKEGFQNVSVRKIANYLKCSTAPIYFNFRTIDELKEEIINVCKEKLKKYLYGNYSERKILSGAIGFVIFAREEKELFRTIFLDTTERFEKLYEMTLNELLTKENLHESFPSLEMEEARDVVDKLWYFLFGYATMLCTRLDEDYRKNETNEIIKNKILEVVKYFQM
- a CDS encoding lysophospholipid acyltransferase family protein encodes the protein MNKYKFLGAFLHFVYRMLSFMTRKEYFFADGVEMNDPNIIVFWHRKIFTVCNATRIIKKKASIVSASKDGEILAELLKREGNKLIRGSSNKDNIKSLKEAMKYAKNKYTLGIAIDGPGGPVFEPKSGAIFIAKKTGMPIVPVSSYCSKKWIFKNMWDKLEIPMPFSRCVHYVAEPFYLTRESSMEESIELVKKRIHEAGYKAFEIYNKKYNENKKIEFNEESFGR